The Vannielia litorea nucleotide sequence GCCAGGGCGGTCAAGGTCTGCTCGCCGCCGGAGAGCAGCGAGAGCGTGGAGAGCTTCTTGCCCGGCGGCATGCACATGATCTCGAGACCGGCCTCGAGCGGATCGTCGGACTCGACCAGCTGCAGCGAGGCCTCGCCGCCACCGAAGAGGTGCCGGAACAGCAGGGTGAAGTTGGAATTGACCTGCTCGAAGGCGGTGAGCAGACGCTCCCGGCCCTCCTTGTTCAGCCCGGCGATGCCGTTGCGCAGGGCGCGGATGGCCTCCTCGAGATCGGCCTTTTCCTTGACCAGCTCGTCATGCTCGGTCTGCACCTCCTTGGCGTCTTCCTCGGCGCGGAGGTTCACCGCGCCCAGTGCGTCGCGCTGACGGCGGAGGCGGGACAGGTCGTTTTCGAGCGCCTCGACGCCGGCGATCTTGTCGGGGTCGGTGTCGAGCGTTTCCAGCAAGTCGGCGGGGGCACATTCGAGCTCCTCGTGGATGCGCTCCTGGGCCAGCTGGCGGGCGGCCTGGGCGGCCTCCATGCGGGCCTGCGCGGCGGCGCGGCCCTCGCGCAGGGAGCTGGCGATCTTGCCGGCCTCGCGCTCCTCGGCCTGGGCCTCGCGCCAGGCGGACTCGCCTTCGGCCAGCGCGTCGGCGGCGGCCTTGCGGCGCTCCTCGGCCTTTTCGAGCGAGGCCATCAGCTTGGCTTCGCGCGCCTCGATATCCTCGGGCGCGGCCTCGGCCTGCTCCAGCTCGGCCTCGGTCGCGGCGCGGCGCTCGGCAAGCTCGCGCGAGCGGGTCTCGGCATTGGCCAGCCGTTCGCGCCAGTTGCCGACCTCGCGGGCGATCTCCTGCAACCGGCGTACGCGAGCCTCGCCCATGCGGCGGATCTCGTCCTGCACGGCGCGGCGGGAGAGCATATCTTGCCGGGTGCGCTCGACCAGGCTGCGGGCGGCCTCGACGTTGCCGCGGGCCTCCTCGAGATCACCGAGCTGGGCCAGCGCGGCCTCGGCCTCGGCCAGACGGGCGCGGGCGGCACCGGCCTCGTCCTCGTGGCGCTTGACCGCCATATCGGCGGCCTCGGCGCGGGTGGCGGCCATGGCGGCATCGCTCTCGGCACGGCTCTGGGCGCGGGAGGCATCCGCCACGGCGGTATCGGCCTCGCGGCGGGCCTGGCGGGCGGCGCGGTCGGCCTCGGTGACGCGGGCGAGCTCCTCGGAGAGGGTCTTGTGGGCCTGGCGGGCGCCGCTGGCGCGGGCCTCGGCCTCGTTCAGGTCGAGCTTGAGCTCCTCGAGCCGGTTCAGTTGCTCGAGCCGGAGCGCGGCGGCGGAGGGGGCATCCTCGGCGGCGGCGCGGAACCCATCCCAGCGCCAGAGATCGCCCTCGCGGGAGACCAGCCGCTGACCGGGCTTCAACTCGGCCTGGCGGGCGGCGCCCTCGTCGGCATCGGCCACCAGGCCGACCTCGGCCATGCGCCGGCGCAGCACATCGGGGACATGCATGTAATCGGCCAGCGGCTGGAGGCCGCCGGGCAGGCCCTGGGGCGCGGGGTAATCGGGCATGGCGGCCCAGCCCGATGGCGCATCGGCCTCGACGGCAGGGGCCCGGAGGTCATCTGCCAGCGCGGCGCCGAGCGCCTTTTCGTAGCCTTTGTCGACCGACAGGAGGTCGAGCACCTGGCCGCTCTCGCCGCCTTCGCGGTCGACCAGGCGGGCGAGCGCGTGCATTTCGGCCGACAGGGTCTTGGTTTCGCCCTCGGCGGCAGAGGCGGCGGCCCGGGCCTCGGCCTCGCGCCCGGCGATTTCGGCGCGGGCGGCATCGGCGGCTTCCAGCGCCTTCTCGGCCTCCTCGGCGCGGGCGGTGGCGGCGGTGCTGGCGGCCTGGGCCAGGCGCATCGCCTCCTCGGCCGCGGCCTTGCGACCGCGGGCCTCCTCGGCCTGACCGCGTGCCTTGGCGGCCTCGGCCTCGTTGCGGTCGGCGGCGCTGCGGGCGTCGGCCTGCATCCGCTGGGCCGACTGGTGGCGCGCGGAGAGACGGGCGACATCCTCGGTCTTCTCGGCCAGGTCTTCCTCGATCTCCGACAACACGGAGGCGGCCTTGCGGGCGGCCTCGGTGGCCTCTTCGAGCTTTTCTTCGTGGCCCTCGCCGGCCTTCCTGAGCTCGGCCTCCTCCCAGCCCAGCCGCTCCACGGTTTCGCCCGCGTCGCGGTTCAGCCCCTCCTCGCGCTCCATGTCGCGGGTCAGCTGGGTCAGGCGGCTCTTCAACGTGTCGATGGCGGCTTCGGCCCGGGCCGCCTCTTCGCGCAGGCCGCCGCGCTCGACCGAGAGCCGTTGCAGCACGGCGGCGGCAATGGCCTCTTCCTCCCGCAGGGCGGGCAGGGCGGCGTCGGTCTCGGCGAGGCGCTTTTCGGCGGTCAGCACGGCGCGCTCGGCGGCGGCGGCGGCGGCGACGGTTTCGCGATGGGCATGGCCCGCGGCGACCACGGCCTCGTCGGCCTCCTTCCAGCGGCGGTAGAGCAGCAAGCCCTCGACCTGCCGCAGCTCGGCGCCGATCTCGCGGTAGCGCGCGGCCTGCCGGGCTTGCCGGGCAAGCTGGCCCAGCTGGGCGGCGAGCTGTTCGATCACGTCATCGACGCGGGCCAGGTTCTGCTCGGCGCCGTTCAGCTTGAGCTCGGCCTCGTGGCGGCGCTGGTAGAGGCCCGAGATGCCGGCGGCCTCTTCGAGGATCCGCCGCCGGTTCTGCGGCTTGGCGTTGATCAGCTCGGAGATCTGCCCCTGCCGCACCAGCGCCGGGCTGTGCGAGCCGGTGGAGGCATCTGCGAAGAGCATCTGCACGTCGCGCGCCCGCACGTCCTTGGTGTTGGCCTTGTAGGCCGAACCGGCATCGCGGGTGATGCGGCGGACGATCTCGAGCACATCCTGATCATTGAACCCCGAGGGCGCCAGTCGCTCGGCATTGTCGATGTGCAGCGACACCTCGGCGAAGTTGCGGGCCGGGCGCGAGGCGGCGCCGGCGAAGATGACATCTTCCATCCCGCCGCCGCGCATGGCGGTGGGGCGGTTCTCGCCCATCACCCAGCGCAGCGCCTCGAGCAGGTTTGACTTGCCGCAGCCGTTGGGGCCGACGACGCCGGTCAGGCCATCGGCGATGACCAGATCGGTCGGATCGACGAAGCTCTTGAAGCCGTTCAATCTCAGCCGTGTGAAACGCACGCTGCCTGTTGCCCCTGTGTTGCGCCCCGGTCTGTCCCCATGCCCCGGCGGGGCGATTCCCCGAGGCTGACCCATGTTTGGGGGGTGGGGCCGCTCTGTCAATCAGCATGTGGGCTGGGTCTTGGCCTTATCCACAAGATATGGATCGGTTGACGGCGCGTGATCGCCGGGGAGGATGGCGGAATGAGCCTGATAGTCACCCGTGGCGACCCGCGCCACCCCGATGCCACCGACCTGCTGGAACAGAGCCAGGCGCTGATGCGGCGGCTGTTTCCGCCGGAAGACAACTTCTTTCTCGATATCGACGCGCTTTGCGGCGGCGACATCCGGTTTTTCGTGGCCGAGGAGGAGGGGCGCATTCTTGGGGTGGGGGCCCTGGCGCTGCGCGAGGGCTACGGCGAGGTGAAGTCGATGTTCACCCACGAAGCGGCGCGGGGCCGCGGGATTGCGGCGATGCTCCTGTCCGAGATCGAGCGCGAGGCGCGGCGGGAGGGCTACACCCTGCTGCGGCTGGAGACCGGAAACACGCTCGAGGCGGCCCACCGGGTCTATGCCAAGGCAGGCTTTGTCCTGCGCGGGGCCTTTGGCGACTACCCGGAGGCCCCCTCTTCGCTCTTCATGGAAAAACGGCTCTCATAGTTTCTTCAGCAGCGCCTGGCTGGCCTGCATCTGCCCGAAGGACCGCACGAGCGCCTTGCGGGCCTTGGCCGAGGCAGCGCGGGCGCGGGCGAGGTCGCGGTTGAGCACGGCCTTGCGGGCCTCGCACCAGCGCAGCCAGACGTTGGTGGCGCGTGCATGGGAGGGGCTGAAGTGGAGCGGATCGGAGGCATCGGCCATCGCCTGGCGGCGGGCGGTGTCGATCTCCTCGATGGCGGCGGCGAGGCGGGCTTCTGCGGCGAGGCGCTGCCGCAGGGTGCCCTGACCGGCCATGAAGCGGGCCTCCATCAACCCGGCGAGCTGCCGCATCTGATGCGTCTTCACGCTCACGACGGGCGCCTGCGGGCATAGCTCGAACGGGCCTTGCGGCGCATCGCCTCGGAAAAGCGGATCGCGGCGGCGACCGGCGCGTAGTGATCGGGGCGGATCTCCTCGCCGATCTCGACGGTGGCGTGGAGCGCGCGCGCGGTCGGCGGATCGCGATGGATCGGCACACCGGCCTCCTGCGCGGCGGCCCGGATGCGGGCGGCCACCGCGTCGACTCCCTTGGCCACGCAGACCGGCGCACCGGGGCTGGCGCGGTTCCACTTCAGCGCGACGGCATAGTGCTGCGGGTTGACGATGATGACATCGGCCTTGGGCACCTCGCCCATCATCTGCGCCGAGGCGATCTCGATCGCCCGCTGGCGGCGGGCCTGGCGCAGGTAGGGGTCGCCCTCGCTGTCCTTGTGCTCGTCCTTCAGCTCCTGGTGGCTCATCCGGTTCTTGCGCAGGTGCTCGGCCCGCTGCCACATCAGGTCGACCGCCGCGATTGCGGCCATGATGGCGGTCACGATGAGCAGGAAATCGAGGCAGAGCTGGCCCAGAAGGGCGCCCACCTGTGCCGGCTCCAGCGCAGTGGCCGAGAGGATATGGGGCAGGCGGCGGTCGAGGTAGGCAAAGAGCACGACCGAGATGATGGCGAGCTTGACGAAGCTCTTGAAGAACTCGAAGAGCCCGCCCCGCCCGAACTTGTTTTTTGCGTTCGACAGCAGCGAGATGCGGCTGAGCTTGAACTGCAGCTTCTCGGGCGCGAAGGTCACGGCCCGCTGCGCCACCAGCGAGGCCAGGCAAGCGACGGCTGGGACCAGGAACCAGGGCGCGACGGCCCCGGCCACCTTGATCATCAGCCCGCCGGAGAGGGTGGCGAAGCCCGGGCCTGTCATCAGCGGGGCCAGCCTGTCGGCCTGGGCGAGGAGCTGGCTGCCGATGGCGCCCAGGCTGCCGAGGCTGGCGGTGCCGGCGGTGAGCGCGGCCAGCAGCAACCCGCCGTAGGCGGTGGCGGTGGTCACATCGGTCGAGCGCGGGACCTCGCCTTTCTTGCGGGCGTCGTCGAGCCGCTTTTGCGTGGCTTCGTGCTGCTTGTCGGAGTCGTCGTCCTGCCCGGCCATGCCTCAACCTCCGAAGGGCAGGGCGAGGTAGGCCTGCAGCGCGTCGCGCCAGAGGGCGAGCAGCCAGGGCGTGGCGAAGAACAGCAGGATCAGCCCGCCCGCGGTGATGGCGGGCGCACCGACGAAGGCCACCATGAGCTGGGGCATGGCGCGGTTTATGACGCCGAGCGCGATGTTGTAGATCAGCGCGGCGATGATGAAGGGCGAGGCCAGCGAGAAGGCCAGTCCGAAGGCGGCCGAGATGCGCGCCACGCCCCAGTCCATCGCCTCGGCCGCGCCGATCACCGCGCCGACGGGCAGCACGTCGTAGCTTGCGACGAAGGCCAGGGCGACCTGCAGATGGAGGCCCGAGAGCGCGGCGAGGGCGAGGCCGGAGACCACCAGCAGGTGGCCGATCGCCGGCTGCGGGTCGACATCGGGCGAGGCGCCGAAGATCTGGGCCAGCGAGGTGGATTGCGCCGCCATCGAACCCGCGATCTGCAGGACGTAGACAAACAGCCTGAGCCCGAAGCCGAAGGCCAGGCCGATGGCGGTTTCGCTGAGCAGGGTCAGCGACAGGGCGATCTCGGTGAGGCTCGCGGCGGGCGGCACCGCGACCATCGGCGCGACAATCGCGGTAAAGGCGATGGCGGCGCCGAGGCGGATGCGCGCGGGCACCCCCTGTTCGCCGAAGGCCGGCAGCATCGCCATGGCCGCGCCCACGCGCAGGAAGACGGTGAAGCCGGCCAGAAGGGCGGCCTGGCTGAGGCCGAGCAGCTCGGCGAGGCTCTCCATCACGCGAGCCCGGTCATGCGGCGATGACGCCGAGCAGGGCCGGACGGGCATCCATCCCGATCTCCTCGAAGGAGAGCACCGGCGCGCCGATGCCCTTGGCGGTGAGCACGGTCTTGAGAAAGCGGCGGCGGCGCGAGGTGGTGACCAGCGCCGGCGACACGCCGCTCTCGGCCGCGCGCGCGAGTTTTTCGGATACGCCGTTGGCCAGCTTCGAGAAGGAGTCCGGCGGCAGGGCGATATCCTCGGTGCCATTGCCGCCGTCGACCTGGTGGGCCAGGAACCTTTCCTCCCACTCCGGCGCGAGCTGCAGGAGGGGCAGGGTGCCATCTTCGCGCCGAAGCTCGGAGACAAGCTGGAAGCCGAGGCGTTGACGCACATGCTCGCAGATCGCCTCGGGCGCGGAATAGGTCCCGCGGGCCTCCGAGATCGCCTCGAGGATGAGCGGCAGGTTGCGGACCGAGACCTGCTCGTCGAGCAGCAGCCGCAGGACCGCGAGCAGCAGCTCGATGGGCACCTTGTCGGGCACCAGCTCGTCGATCAGCCGCCGGTTGGCCTCGGCGCGGACCGGGTCGGAGAGGTTGGACAGTTCCTCGAGCAGGCGGCGCAGGGCCTTCAGGGTGAGCAGCCGGGCGAAGTTGCGCTTGAGCACCTCGAGCAGGTGGGTGGCCAGCACCTCGGCGGGCGTCACCACGGTGGAGCCCTGGAGCGCGGCCTCCTCGCGCGCGGTCTCCGGGATCCAGCGGGCCGGCGCGCCGTAGACCGGCTCCCTGCAGTCCTCGCCGGGTGGCAGCAGCTCGGGCAGGTCGCCCACCAGCGCCAGCACCCGCTCGGGGTGCAGCACGTTGGTGGCCTGCACGACGCCGTGGATGCGGATGGCGTAGGAGTCCGACTTCAGGGCGGCGTTGTCGGTCAGCCGGATCTCGGGCAGGATCAGCCCGTAGGAAGCCGCGACATGGGCGCGCATGTTCTCGATCCGGGCGTCCAGCCCGGTGGCCGGGTCCAGCACCATGGCCACCAGGTCAGGCGCGAATTCGACGTGGATATCGTCGAGATCGAGCATGTCGCCGATCGACTTGCGGCTGGGCTTGGCGGCCTCGGGGGCAGGCTGGGCGGCGGCGAGGGCCTCGGCCTTCAGCACCTTCTGCCGCCGCCATGCGAAGAGCGCGAGCGTGCCGGCCCCGGCGAAGAAGGGCAGCATCGGCAGGCCGGGCACCAGCCCGAAGAGCGCCATCAGCAAGGCCACCGTGGCGATGGCGGCCGGGTGGCGGCCGAGCTGGCCGACGAGGGCAAGGTCGGTTGCCCCCTTCTCGCCGCCTCGGGCCAGAAGCAGGGCAGAGGCGATGGAGATGATGACCGCCGGAATCTGGGTGACCAGCCCGTCGCCCACGGTGAGGATCGCGTAGGTCTCGAAGGCCTGGCCCAGCGGCAGCCCGTGCACGGCCGCCCCCATGATGAGGCCCATGACGAGGTTCAGCAGGGTGATGAGCAGCCCCGCCACGGCATCGCCCTTCACGAATTTCGAGGCACCGTCGAGCGAGCCGAAAAAGGTGGTTTCGGCCTGCTCGCGCTCGCGCCGGGCGCGCGCCTCGGCATGGTCGATGGCGCCCGCCGACATGTCGCTGTCGATGGCGAGCTGCTTGCCCGGCATGCCGTCGAGCGCGAATCGGGCGCCGACCTCGGCCATGCGTGCAGCGCCCTTGGTGATGACCATGAAGTTCACGATCATCAGCACGCCGAAGACCACCAGCCCGAGAAACACCGAGCCGCCCATGACGAACATGGCGAAGCCCTCGATCACCGTGCCCGCGGCCCGGGTGCCGGTGTGGCCCTCGCCGATGATCAGCTTGGTCGAGCTGACGTTGAGCGAAAGCCGCAGCATGAGGGAGGCGAGAAGGATGGTGGGAAAGGACGAAAAATCGAGCGGGCGTTCGATGAAGAGCGTGACGGTGAAGATCAGGATCGCGAGCGCGAAGGATCCGGCAAGGCCGGCATCGAGCACCCAGGACGGCATCGGCAGGATCATCATGGTGATGATGCCCATCAGCGCGAGCGCCAGAAGGATCGTGGGCCGGAACAGGTCGACCTTGCCGAGCATCATGGATCAGAGACCGTCCGCCGGGGTGAAGAGGCTTGCACCGGGGCTGCCGGAGCCGGTGGGCACCAGCGACCCGAGCACCCGGGTTTCGCCGCTGTCCTGCAGGAGCGGATAGGTGTTGAGCCGGGGGCGGTCGTCCTCGGGGCCAGTGGCGGCCGCGTGACCCGCGACCTCGAAGTCTCCTTGGCGAGCAGCGTCGCGGTGGCGGTAGAAGGTGGCGAGCCAGGGCTCGGACTCCGCCTCCCCGAGACCTTGCAGGGCTGCCGCCGCATAGCCCCAGCCACCGGTCTCCGCGTGCAGCCCCAGGAGCAGGGCCGCGGCGAACTCGGCGTTGATCCGCGGCGTGAGCATGTCTTCCAGCGAGGCGAACCGGGTCCCGTACCTGGCGTAATCGACCTGGAAGCAGCCGAGGCCGAGGGCCGGCTCGCCCCGCTTGATCTGCTGGTAGGCATAGGCGCGGGCATCGTCGGCGGTTTCGAACCAGACCCGCTCGCCCCCGGCGCCGATGGTCCAGGGCCAGGGCACGAGACCCTCCTCGCTCTTGCGGCCGCTGACCGTGAGCATGATCGCCCGGAGCACCGAGAGCGGAACACCCGTCGAGGCCGAGGCCTCGCGTGCCGCCGCCTCGCAGAGCTCGGGTCGGGAGGGTTGGGCAAGGGCCGGCAAGGAGAGAAGGGCCAGCGCGAGGGCGGCGAGCAGAACGAAGAGCCGCCGCATCGACCGGCTGGCGAAGGGGCGGACGTGCGGGGGGGTGGACAGCCCGCGCGGTGCAACGCTCGGGCCGCCTTCCGGCGGAGTAAGGAGGGTCATGTGAGATCGCAGTTCTGGCTGATCAAGATTAGGATCAGGCTAGGGCAACGCGGTTACCACGAGGTTTACAGCCTCAGGCTCCTGGCGAAGTTTCCGCGCGGTCCAACGCAGGGGTGACGGCCCCCGTGGCGGTGGATTTCTCTTCGAGCAGGGTTTCGATGGCGCCGCGGCGCTGGCGGATCTGCTCAAGAAGCTCCTGCGCGCCCGAGAGACTGGGGCGGCCGGGCGCGATGGGCGCCGTCTCGGGGCGCGTGGCCTCGGTGAAGCCGGCCTCGCTCTCGCTCCCCGATTCGCGGATCGCCTCGGCATCGCCGCTGGCCCAGGCGGCCCGGCGCGCGGCCTCCTCGTCGCCCGCCACGCGGCTGAGCGTATGGGCGCGGGCGTGTTCGCCCAGCCGGGCCAGCAGCTCGCCCCGCAGCGCATCGCTCTCGGCGCCCTGGAGCCCGGCAAGCGAGGCCAGCGCCCGCTCATTCCGGCCGAGTGCCATGAGGGCGCGCACGCGCATGAGGCGATACTCGGGCTCCCGCGGCAGGCTCTCGGACTGCGCAAGGGCCTGATCGGGAAACCCCAGGGACAGCAGGCGCGACGCGAGGGCGAAGGCGGCGGGCGCGCTCACCTCGGCCCCGAGACCGGCCCGCGCCGGGTCGAACATGCTGCGCAGGAAGACCGCGTCGGAGGCATTGCGCGCAAGCAGCAGGGCGGTCTCGGACAGTGCGGCCTGGCGCGGATCGGAAGTGACCTCGGAGGCGATGGTCGCGGCCTCATCGAGCTTGGCGAAGGCCTCGGCAAAGGCGCCGTCCCGCGCGAGCGCCGGGGCGAGCCCGACCATGAGGGTGCGGGCCAGCGCGGTGCCGCGATGCTCGAAGATCAGGGCTTCGGCGTGGGCAATGCGGTCGGGCGGCAGGGGGCGTTGCGCGGCGTTGGCGAGGCGGATCAGCTCGACGAGCGCCTCGGGCGCCTCGGCCCGGTTGGTCTCGGCCACGCCCTCGAGAATCGCCTCGGCGGCGCGCGTGCTCTCGCCGGACGGGCTGCCGTGGCCGCCCGCTGCCACGTCGCCGCGCTCGGCGAGGGCGGCCTGAAGCATCTGGAACCCGGTGCCATGCGCCCCGTCGGCGCGCGAGAGGGCATCGCGGAGGGTGGCCGCCAGTTCCTCGTGGCCGCGCGAAAGCAGGCGCTGGGCAAGGCGCGGCACCAGAAGCTGGCGCAGGTGAAGCGGCAGGTCCGACGCGGTGGCGGCGATGTCGCGCTCGGTCTGCGGGGCAATGGCGGCGGGGACCGGCCCGACCAGCAGCGCCCAGAAGCTGGCCTGCCCGGGGCACCCCATCTGGCCGGTCAACCCCTGCCCGGCAAGACCGGGCATGTCATCGACGCCGGCGGCGAGGGCGAGGTAGAGCGGCGCGAGATCGGAGGAGGCGAGATACCCCTCGACCACCTGCCGCGCCTCGGCCCCGAAGCCGAGGTAGAGATAGACCCGCGCGAGCGCCTCGGCGGCCTGGCTGCTCGGGGCGTCGAACTCCTGCAGCAGGGCCTGACGCGCGGCCGAGATCATGTCATGCGGGGCGGTCTCCGGCTCGGAGATGAGGAAATCGAAGTGCCGCGGGTCCAGGCAGGCCCCGCGGGCATCCTCGGGCGGCGGCGCGGCGTCGGGCGCGGCGCGGTCGACGCCGGTGATTGCATCCACGTTCTCGCCGGGGTGATTGCTCGGCGGCGTGCTGGCGTCGGGCTGGGCAACCTCTCCCTCGATGCCGCCATACCGGGGGTTTGGCTCGACCATGCCTTGCGCACCGGCGCGGGCCAGCTGCTTGAGCAGTTCGGCCTCGATCTCCGCGATGCGCCGCCGCTCGGCCGCCTCCCTGAACGGGTCGGTCACCGGCGCCTCGCCACCGTCCGGTTGCCGGGGCTGCGGTGGCTCGGCCGCGCGGACCCGGGCGCCGGGCAGGGTGATCTGCCGGTCATAGCGCCGCCTCAAGGCATCGGAGTGGAGCGGGGGAAGAGCGCCCTCGGCAAGCTCGGTGCCAGGGGCTGCGGGTGGCCTTGCCGCAGAGGGCTCCGGCGCGGGCACGGACGGAAAGAGCGCGGTATTGAAACGGTCCGGCACGGGGGGTGGCCCATCGACGATATCGACCACGATGACATTGCGACCCGCCTCGAAGGCCTTGGCGTGACAGGTGCAATCCGTGGCGATGCGCAACAGGCCGCTTGTCGGGTCATGCTCGAGGTTGCGGATCCGGTCGCGGGGAATCAGATCGAAGGCGCCGGAGAGGTCGATGGTGATATCGCGACGGTCCAGCTCGAGCCCGAACCCGCCCTCGATGCGACCGACCCGCCACGCGCTCTCGCGCCCCAGAACGAGGGCGATCCTGGTGAATCCGACGTGCTCGCCCGACCGGAGACGCACGGTCTCGGCCGGGAGGGCGGCCCCGGTCAGGAGGCCGGCGCAGAGAACCGAGAGGCGGAGCCACCCTGTCGGGGTCATGCGGCCTCCGACTTCAGGTTCTTCAGCGCCTCCTCGAGCTCGGAGAAGCTG carries:
- the smc gene encoding chromosome segregation protein SMC, with the protein product MRFTRLRLNGFKSFVDPTDLVIADGLTGVVGPNGCGKSNLLEALRWVMGENRPTAMRGGGMEDVIFAGAASRPARNFAEVSLHIDNAERLAPSGFNDQDVLEIVRRITRDAGSAYKANTKDVRARDVQMLFADASTGSHSPALVRQGQISELINAKPQNRRRILEEAAGISGLYQRRHEAELKLNGAEQNLARVDDVIEQLAAQLGQLARQARQAARYREIGAELRQVEGLLLYRRWKEADEAVVAAGHAHRETVAAAAAAERAVLTAEKRLAETDAALPALREEEAIAAAVLQRLSVERGGLREEAARAEAAIDTLKSRLTQLTRDMEREEGLNRDAGETVERLGWEEAELRKAGEGHEEKLEEATEAARKAASVLSEIEEDLAEKTEDVARLSARHQSAQRMQADARSAADRNEAEAAKARGQAEEARGRKAAAEEAMRLAQAASTAATARAEEAEKALEAADAARAEIAGREAEARAAASAAEGETKTLSAEMHALARLVDREGGESGQVLDLLSVDKGYEKALGAALADDLRAPAVEADAPSGWAAMPDYPAPQGLPGGLQPLADYMHVPDVLRRRMAEVGLVADADEGAARQAELKPGQRLVSREGDLWRWDGFRAAAEDAPSAAALRLEQLNRLEELKLDLNEAEARASGARQAHKTLSEELARVTEADRAARQARREADTAVADASRAQSRAESDAAMAATRAEAADMAVKRHEDEAGAARARLAEAEAALAQLGDLEEARGNVEAARSLVERTRQDMLSRRAVQDEIRRMGEARVRRLQEIAREVGNWRERLANAETRSRELAERRAATEAELEQAEAAPEDIEAREAKLMASLEKAEERRKAAADALAEGESAWREAQAEEREAGKIASSLREGRAAAQARMEAAQAARQLAQERIHEELECAPADLLETLDTDPDKIAGVEALENDLSRLRRQRDALGAVNLRAEEDAKEVQTEHDELVKEKADLEEAIRALRNGIAGLNKEGRERLLTAFEQVNSNFTLLFRHLFGGGEASLQLVESDDPLEAGLEIMCMPPGKKLSTLSLLSGGEQTLTALALIFAVFLANPAPICVLDEVDAPLDDANVTRFCDLLDEMTRQTDTRFLIITHHAVTMSRMDRLFGVTMQEQGVSQLVSVDLKKAEALVA
- a CDS encoding GNAT family N-acetyltransferase, encoding MSLIVTRGDPRHPDATDLLEQSQALMRRLFPPEDNFFLDIDALCGGDIRFFVAEEEGRILGVGALALREGYGEVKSMFTHEAARGRGIAAMLLSEIEREARREGYTLLRLETGNTLEAAHRVYAKAGFVLRGAFGDYPEAPSSLFMEKRLS
- a CDS encoding EscU/YscU/HrcU family type III secretion system export apparatus switch protein, which encodes MAGQDDDSDKQHEATQKRLDDARKKGEVPRSTDVTTATAYGGLLLAALTAGTASLGSLGAIGSQLLAQADRLAPLMTGPGFATLSGGLMIKVAGAVAPWFLVPAVACLASLVAQRAVTFAPEKLQFKLSRISLLSNAKNKFGRGGLFEFFKSFVKLAIISVVLFAYLDRRLPHILSATALEPAQVGALLGQLCLDFLLIVTAIMAAIAAVDLMWQRAEHLRKNRMSHQELKDEHKDSEGDPYLRQARRQRAIEIASAQMMGEVPKADVIIVNPQHYAVALKWNRASPGAPVCVAKGVDAVAARIRAAAQEAGVPIHRDPPTARALHATVEIGEEIRPDHYAPVAAAIRFSEAMRRKARSSYARRRPS
- a CDS encoding flagellar biosynthetic protein FliR, producing MESLAELLGLSQAALLAGFTVFLRVGAAMAMLPAFGEQGVPARIRLGAAIAFTAIVAPMVAVPPAASLTEIALSLTLLSETAIGLAFGFGLRLFVYVLQIAGSMAAQSTSLAQIFGASPDVDPQPAIGHLLVVSGLALAALSGLHLQVALAFVASYDVLPVGAVIGAAEAMDWGVARISAAFGLAFSLASPFIIAALIYNIALGVINRAMPQLMVAFVGAPAITAGGLILLFFATPWLLALWRDALQAYLALPFGG
- the flhA gene encoding flagellar biosynthesis protein FlhA gives rise to the protein MMLGKVDLFRPTILLALALMGIITMMILPMPSWVLDAGLAGSFALAILIFTVTLFIERPLDFSSFPTILLASLMLRLSLNVSSTKLIIGEGHTGTRAAGTVIEGFAMFVMGGSVFLGLVVFGVLMIVNFMVITKGAARMAEVGARFALDGMPGKQLAIDSDMSAGAIDHAEARARREREQAETTFFGSLDGASKFVKGDAVAGLLITLLNLVMGLIMGAAVHGLPLGQAFETYAILTVGDGLVTQIPAVIISIASALLLARGGEKGATDLALVGQLGRHPAAIATVALLMALFGLVPGLPMLPFFAGAGTLALFAWRRQKVLKAEALAAAQPAPEAAKPSRKSIGDMLDLDDIHVEFAPDLVAMVLDPATGLDARIENMRAHVAASYGLILPEIRLTDNAALKSDSYAIRIHGVVQATNVLHPERVLALVGDLPELLPPGEDCREPVYGAPARWIPETAREEAALQGSTVVTPAEVLATHLLEVLKRNFARLLTLKALRRLLEELSNLSDPVRAEANRRLIDELVPDKVPIELLLAVLRLLLDEQVSVRNLPLILEAISEARGTYSAPEAICEHVRQRLGFQLVSELRREDGTLPLLQLAPEWEERFLAHQVDGGNGTEDIALPPDSFSKLANGVSEKLARAAESGVSPALVTTSRRRRFLKTVLTAKGIGAPVLSFEEIGMDARPALLGVIAA
- a CDS encoding lytic transglycosylase domain-containing protein, giving the protein MTLLTPPEGGPSVAPRGLSTPPHVRPFASRSMRRLFVLLAALALALLSLPALAQPSRPELCEAAAREASASTGVPLSVLRAIMLTVSGRKSEEGLVPWPWTIGAGGERVWFETADDARAYAYQQIKRGEPALGLGCFQVDYARYGTRFASLEDMLTPRINAEFAAALLLGLHAETGGWGYAAAALQGLGEAESEPWLATFYRHRDAARQGDFEVAGHAAATGPEDDRPRLNTYPLLQDSGETRVLGSLVPTGSGSPGASLFTPADGL